The following DNA comes from Anopheles coustani chromosome 2, idAnoCousDA_361_x.2, whole genome shotgun sequence.
CATTTGTTTCTTACCTGTAGCTTAAGGTAGCTGCTTTTTCGCGATGCATCCAGTAATTTTTGCAATCTGATATCATTTTGATGTCGTTAAGGAGACCCCGTTCGTTAGCTACTTTGTATAAACTCTCGCGAATTCCATTATCGCCTCCTACAACGAACAGTGGGTTGAGGTGCCACTTGATGTAGCTGGTTTTTCGAATCGCGTCCTCGAGCTCACTGGGTGATTGTTCCAAGGTGTTTACCATCACGAATATATCCTGTCGAAACACCATACTCCAATATAGAACCCTACTACTGCAAGTATCTTGTATGTGAGTACTTTGTCCATGCCAATGGCCAAAAATGTAGCAAACTTTATAGGATTTGTCTTGTTCGGGACGTAAATCGTTTTTCGAAAGCGGTGCGAGGCTTGCTCTAGCGCCGTCCCTTGAAGTGCTGCTTTAATTCGCACAATGTTTTGTAGGAGGGAAACAAACTGAACTGACTCGGGTAGCAACTGTTCGTAGATGTTCACTAGCTGATCGATTTCGGCCGGGGTAGCCGGACGCAATGGCTCCATAGCGTTGTTCATTGTTCGGCAGTCTGGGCAATACTAAGCGTGCTCTTTTCGTGTTGCTAAAGTACTATCCAAACTtcggtttcactttcattgCAATTCACGCAAATTGTAGCGATAAGATAGCGACTTTGGGCAAAATCGCGACTAACGAGATAAAAATGACGTTTAAATAAAGATAGAATAAAAAACGTACAATCGAGCAGCTATTTGCTTTGACCAGGTGTTTTGAACGTATCTCAACAAGGGGAAATTACCATGATCCCAGTTATTAACGCTGCTGATAAGGCTAAAATAAGcgatttgtttgaaatgaatGGGAAGAGTCTATCATGAATGCATAAGCGAAGAATTATGTAGGTTAGAACCAATTTTCGTTTCTAAGGTCAGTTGTCAATTCAGAACCAGAAAAAATAGCCACACGATTGCAATAAACGAAAAAGGATGAGATCAGCTAACGGGTCGTTTTAATAAAGATCCTTAAAATTGGGAGTTTTGGGCGAAATAAGGGACAGAGTAAAACCGAgccgtaataaaaaaaatacttttttttggtttcgatGAGGATATCATTCTTAGAGAATTTATTGTTTGTATTCGATTGTTCAAAAGTTGAGTAGTAGAAATTCAGActctgaaataaaaaataaataaatcttaatCGATTAgttgaagaataaataaataaattaattaattaattacaaaaaagtcaaaaagggaaagggtgaacataaacaaaaaaaaaacattattcattGATAACAAAATTGACAAAAAGTCATTACCATTCATGAAAGTTTCACAAGATTTATCAATGTTGTGAGTTTTGAATCCTAAAACAACCATGAATCAATCTCAATGATTCTTCGAAGAAAGATTCTAAACCATGGCGATGTGAAGTACATTTCTGACCTACATCTTTATTTTATGCTCGGTTGTTCAAATGATGTGTGGCAATACTTAAGTTGTAATTATTTTCCCTGTTTATTtagaagtaaataaataaattcagaCAAATACGTCTAAGATCAACCGACTTTCAATAACACTTCTTCCACACATTGTAATGGATTTCATCCATCGCTACTGTGATCTACATACAAATTCGATAACAAAGCTCTACGGGGGGTGTGACCAAAGCGAGCGAGCTGCTGATTGGATTGTCGTGGTAAGTCGACTGCTTCATCTCtggattgttgtttttcttatcatGTACGTGGAGTGCATTGCACGCTGCACGCTGCACTGGTTCATTCTTGCTTTCCATTGATGTAGATCAGTTTTTGGAAAGTAAAAGTAGTTCAAATAGTCGCGCCCTCCAAGGACGACGGACTTATTCCTGAAGTTTTAAAACAACGTTTTGGGAATATCCTGAGTATAAAAGGCTCGACGCGGGGCTTTTGGAGGCATAGTCACACAGTTCGTCGACTTGAAAACATTGCAGCTACAAAAATGGCGTTCAAAGTAAGAATCgtcaaattttcttccaagaataACGTATGCGTAAACATCGGAAACATATTTAACGTCACCCTCCCATATTTTAGTTCGTTCTCCTGGCCACTTTGGTCGCTGCTGCCAGCGCTGGTCTGCTTCCGGCTGCTCACCATGGCATTGCCACGTCGCACTCCACCATCCAGCATCATGCTGCCCCCGCCGTCCACCACGTCGGAGCCATCCACGCCGCCCCGGCTGTGTACCATCATCAACCCACCATCGTCAAGACCATCGTTCAGCCCACGATCCTGAAGTCCTATGGACATCATGATGACCACTACGAGCACCATGCTCCGGCCAACTACGAGTTCTCGTACTCCGTCCATGACGAGCACACCGGAGACATCAAGAGCCAGCACGAGACGCGCCACGGAGATGAGGTCCATGGCCAGTACTCGCTGTTGGACTCCGACGGCCACCACCGCGTCGTCGACTACCACGCCGACCACCACTCCGGATTCAACGCCGTCGTCCGTCGTGAACCCACTGGAGTGAAGATCGCCCAGCCAGTGCACAAGGTGATCGCTCAGCCCATCCATGTCTCCAGCTACGCCCATGCTCCGGTAGCTCACGCCACCATCCAGCATCATCATGCTGCCCCGATCGCCCACCATGTTGCCCCGATCGCCCACCATGTTGCCCCCATCGCTCATCATGTTGCCCCGATCGCCCACCATGTTGCCCCCATCGCACATCATGCCGCTCCGATCGCACACTCTTCCTCCAGCATCGTCCATGGAGCCAGCCATCTGAGCCATCATCATTATTAAGGAGCGAATGAAAACGGTTCTAATGTAGTGTATTATAtactttacaaaaaaaaattgaaaatatgatAGCAAATAATGCAAACTAAAATTCAcaattatgtttcttttataacattttttctttttttcgttcattatTTCTGATGAGGTGTTATTTGAAGAAGCATTGTTTTCAGTACTGAAAGTATTGTTTCAATATAAGCTTCCACAGCGTCATGGATATTGGTGGCGTGTACCAATCGCATCGGACAAATAATATCCAGAAAAATTGGAATCAGTCATTTAGTACATAGTACACATCATTCAATTTCCACATTACTTTCTAATATGATTTGTCCTATCAtttgttaaagaaaataacCAATTTGGGAAAAGAGTTTACATTGTAATCAAAGGAATACAATTCACCATTTTATTGAAGTTATGGCCCGTGTTTTGAATAGAATTCAAATCAATGTGTTCAGACTTATTTCTAGTGAAATATCATGAGAATTATGATAAAGCTTTTGACAATCACACAATAAAATGAACACAAAACtacagtgaaaaaaaaattctattCAAAAATTATTATGTCATTCAACTACTAcagtgaaaaaaaactcaatttaaaaattattcaaaaaaatattgtataaaataaattatatattAATTATTCCAAAACGGTTCCAAAAGCGGgagattaaatttattaaacttcTAATTTACTAGCCACCTCGTCCACGGCGCTCATGAAAGTCTGACGATGTTGGTCCAGGAAGTACGTTATTTCCAGCACTTTAGCGCGATTACGTATGATTTCGGAACTGTGAATAGAAAAGTGCACGGTggaagaaaacatttaaactaTCAGGCTGAGAAGGCAAATTTCATTGAACATACTTTTGCAGATCGTCACACAGCTCCTTGACCCAGTTGCGGCTACGGGTGATCAGTTTATCCTCACGAGAATCGATCAGTTGCATATGTTGATCACGCATCCCTGCTGCCATGTTGCTTATCACGTCCTTATCATCTAATGACTGCAAtaagttttttatttgaatatggagggttttttttatttttgcttttaaaatttacctCTTTCAAAACCTCTGGTAACTTGTCTGCTTGCCCCGCGGCCGCCTTAAATGTTACAAACTGCTGAACAGTGTCAACGAGAGCATCGCTGAAGTTGATCTCGGCCTCTCGTAACAAGACGAACTGGGCTTGCGCTAGTTCGATAAACTCGTTGGTCATTTCTTTGATGGTGTTTTCGAAAGTAGAATTTCCTTcctgaaaaaaatgaaaaatacaaaaattcaTGAGATAcccatttttctttctacgAAGGTTAAATACGAATAAGAACCTCCGTTCGCTCAAACAGTTGCATTTCTATCCCCATGAGCGTATGCCACGTATCTTCAAACAAAGAGTTGAAACCGCTCTTGCATAGATTCAGCTCATCAAGAAGTTTTTCCGTCTCAGCGTTATATGTTTTACTATTTAAGTCTCTTCCCCTCAGGCCAACAACAATCTCCTTGGCAAGCACGTGCAGATTGTTGAAGGATTGCAAAAAGT
Coding sequences within:
- the LOC131264392 gene encoding uncharacterized protein LOC131264392, with product MEPLRPATPAEIDQLVNIYEQLLPESVQFVSLLQNIVRIKAALQGTALEQASHRFRKTIYVPNKTNPIKFATFLAIGMDKDIFVMVNTLEQSPSELEDAIRKTSYIKWHLNPLFVVGGDNGIRESLYKVANERGLLNDIKMISDCKNYWMHREKAATLSYSVPDDVELKPLLVEHAKVIDDLWPHKYNESLRYYESVIQHNGGLGLFNKNDGQLVACVIKNDHDGIGHLYTLSEYNNRGYGTTLAKAMAKMIAAEHKQHVHAFIHPANNRSIKLFEKVGFVPVNQTQWFVIGQKQ
- the LOC131267314 gene encoding pupal cuticle protein Edg-84A-like, which produces MAFKFVLLATLVAAASAGLLPAAHHGIATSHSTIQHHAAPAVHHVGAIHAAPAVYHHQPTIVKTIVQPTILKSYGHHDDHYEHHAPANYEFSYSVHDEHTGDIKSQHETRHGDEVHGQYSLLDSDGHHRVVDYHADHHSGFNAVVRREPTGVKIAQPVHKVIAQPIHVSSYAHAPVAHATIQHHHAAPIAHHVAPIAHHVAPIAHHVAPIAHHVAPIAHHAAPIAHSSSSIVHGASHLSHHHY